One window from the genome of Toxotes jaculatrix isolate fToxJac2 chromosome 17, fToxJac2.pri, whole genome shotgun sequence encodes:
- the clic4 gene encoding chloride intracellular channel protein 4 translates to MSLSVPQNGVKGDNEPVIELFVKAGSDGESIGNCPFSQRLFMILWLKGVVFNVTTVDLKRKPADLQNLAPGTHPPFITFNGEVRTDVNKIEEFLEDVLCPPKFIKLGARHPESNTAGMDIFAKFSAYIKNSKPDGNEALERGLLKTLQKLDEYLRSPLPDEIDHNSIEDVKVSNRKFLDGDEMTLADCNLLPKLHIVKVVAKKYRGFDIPKEMTAIWKYLNNAYTREEFTNTCPSDKEIEIAYADVAKRLVK, encoded by the exons GCGGGAAGTGATGGAGAGAGCATCGGGAACTGCCCCTTCTCTCAGCGGCTCTTCATGATCCTGTGGCTTAAAGGAGTCGTCTTCAATGTCACCACAGTGGACCTCAAAAG GAAGCCAGCAGACCTCCAGAACCTGGCCCCCGGCACACACCCACCCTTCATTACCTTCAACGGGGAGGTCAGAACTGATGTCAACAAGATCGAGGAGTTCCTTGAGGATGTCCTCTGCCCACCCAA GTTCATCAAGCTTGGTGCAAGACACCCTGAGTCAAACACAGCTGGTATGGACATCTTTGCCAAGTTTTCAGCGTACATCAAGAACTCAAAACCTGATGGAAATGAGG ctctggagcgCGGGTTGCTGAAGACACTGCAGAAGCTGGATGAGTATCTTCGCTCACCACTGCCTGACGAGATCGACCACAACAGCATCGAGGACGTCAAGGTCTCCAACCGCAAGTTCCTGGATGGCGATGAAATGACTCTGGCCGACTGCAACCTGCTGCCCAAGCTGCATATAGTTaag GTGGTAGCCAAGAAGTACAGAGGTTTCGACATCCCCAAAGAGATGACCGCCATCTGGAAGTACCTGAACAATGCCTACACACGCGAAGAGTTCACCAACACCTGTCCCAGTGACAAGGAGATCGAGATTGCCTACGCAGACGTAGCAAAGAGGCTGGTCAAATAA